CGGGTTTTACCGTTGAGCCCTTCGGACAGCCCCTGGAAAAATTGCGCGAGAATGGCGCCCGAATTTCCGCGCGCACCCATCAGCGCTGAGTCTGCCAGCGCCACGCTCACGGCGTGCACCGAGGCGTCTTTGCAATTCAATGCGCCTTCGGCCACGCTGCGCATGGTGAGCGCCATGTTGGTTCCCGTGTCTCCGTCCGGCACCGGAAAAACGTTGATATTGTTCAAGTGTTCCTGCATTTGAATCAGACGTTGCGCGCCGGCAATCACAGAATCTTTCAAACGTG
The window above is part of the Cytophagia bacterium CHB2 genome. Proteins encoded here:
- a CDS encoding DAK2 domain-containing protein → MPITYLDGPRLKDSVIAGAQRLIQMQEHLNNINVFPVPDGDTGTNMALTMRSVAEGALNCKDASVHAVSVALADSALMGARGNSGAILAQFFQGLSEGLNGKTR